AGAATAGGATTTATAATTTACATGACCCCCAGGATAAAAAACTAAAAATTTATCAGTTAAACTTTTTGAAATAAAAAATATATCTTTGTTTTTTTTTATCTCAATTTTGACTTTTTCATTACTTACCAAGTATTTATTAACCTCTGATAAATTTTTGTAAGATCCTAAACTCCATATATATAATATAAAAAAAACAACAAAAAAAAATATAATAATTACAAAAAGAAATTTTAAAAAAATTCTCTTTATTATTGAGGAAAGTTTTTCCATAAATAATACCCTTAAATTATTTCTAATAAATAGATTTTATTTTCTTAAATTCTTACTCATTACTATTATATCATCTCTTTCATAATATCCTATACTCTTATAAAAATCCATAACTTTTATATTTTTTTTTGTAACAAAAAGATGAATTTTATAACAATTAAATTTATTTTTTAATAAGTTTTCAACGTATAAGATACTATATTTTCCAAGACCACTATTTCTCAAATCTCTTCTTACACAGAGATGAATAATATAGCCTCTTCTTCCATCCCATGTACCCCAACAAGTTGCACAAATTCCTTTTCTATCTTTTAATATTAGGAAAAGTTCAGGATTAAATTTTTTTGCCTTACTTATTTCTTCAATAGTATCAGTTGGACTAACCTCTATATCATTTTCTTTCCAAAACTTTATAAGTTCTTCTGGTTTTGCTTTTTTAAATGGTAAAATTTCTAACTCTAAATTATCTTTTAATATAAGTTCCATAAATGTTATTTACCTCTTTTCTCTATTTTTTTTAATGAATAAAAATACTTATAAAGAAAGTCTTTTAATTCAAATAAATTAGTTTTATTTTTAGCTGAAATAAAAAAAGAATCAGGAAACTTTATTTTAAGATTATCTAATATAATAGGATCTATTTTATCACATTTATTAAAAACTAAAATTCTTGGTATATCTTTACAATTTATATCTTCTAAAGTGTTATTAACTGTTTCAATATGATCTTCAATAAATTCAGATGATGCATCAACAACATGAAGTAAGAGTTTTGAATATTTTATTTCAAGAAGGGTTGTCTTAAATGACTCAACTAAATGATGAGGTAAATCTCTAATAAAACCAATAGTATCTACCAACAAAATACTCAATTCACTATTAAAAAAGAGTTTTTTGCTTTTTACTTCAAGAGTTGAAAATAAAAGATCCTCTTCGAGTTGATCTGCATTAGTTAAGGCATTTAATAGTGTCGATTTTCCTGCATTAGTATAACCAACAATAGAAACAGTATATATATCTCTGTGGGAACCATATATAAGATGAAAATGTTTTTCAATCTTTGATAATTTTTTCTTAAGTAAAGAGATTCTTTTATCTATATTTCTTCTATCAATTTCAAGTTTAGTTTCACCAGCACCACCTTTAATTCCAATTCCTCCTCTAATTCTGTCAAAATCTTCATAAGAACCAACTAATCTTGATTTGATATATTTTAAATTTGCAAGTTCTATCTGAATTTTAGAAACAGAAGAAGATGCTCTTCTATAAAAAATCTCATAAATTATCTCTGTTTTTGTTATTACTTTAACATTAAATAAAGAATTCAAATTTTTCTGTTGAGAAGGAGATATATCTATGTTGATTCCCAAAAATTGAATCTTATAGTTCTTTATTTTTTCTTTTATGTTATCAATATTTCCTCTCGATATAAATGTTTTTGGATTGATCTCTTTTAAAATTATAACGACAGGATCACCTTTATTAACAACATCAAGGGATGCAGTATAACACAATTCGAGCATCTCTTCCCTTATTTCTTCTTCATATTTTTGACCTCTATAAGTATTCAAATTAGGAGTATTACAAAAAATCGTTACAAGAAAAATCTTATTTTGATTATTTAAAATATTTCCCAATTTAATTTAACTAATTTATATTTTTTATATCCTTCTTTTAATTATATTATATATTAAAA
The window above is part of the Spirochaetota bacterium genome. Proteins encoded here:
- the hflX gene encoding GTPase HflX; protein product: MGNILNNQNKIFLVTIFCNTPNLNTYRGQKYEEEIREEMLELCYTASLDVVNKGDPVVIILKEINPKTFISRGNIDNIKEKIKNYKIQFLGINIDISPSQQKNLNSLFNVKVITKTEIIYEIFYRRASSSVSKIQIELANLKYIKSRLVGSYEDFDRIRGGIGIKGGAGETKLEIDRRNIDKRISLLKKKLSKIEKHFHLIYGSHRDIYTVSIVGYTNAGKSTLLNALTNADQLEEDLLFSTLEVKSKKLFFNSELSILLVDTIGFIRDLPHHLVESFKTTLLEIKYSKLLLHVVDASSEFIEDHIETVNNTLEDINCKDIPRILVFNKCDKIDPIILDNLKIKFPDSFFISAKNKTNLFELKDFLYKYFYSLKKIEKRGK
- a CDS encoding GNAT family N-acetyltransferase produces the protein MELILKDNLELEILPFKKAKPEELIKFWKENDIEVSPTDTIEEISKAKKFNPELFLILKDRKGICATCWGTWDGRRGYIIHLCVRRDLRNSGLGKYSILYVENLLKNKFNCYKIHLFVTKKNIKVMDFYKSIGYYERDDIIVMSKNLRK